A single region of the Manihot esculenta cultivar AM560-2 chromosome 12, M.esculenta_v8, whole genome shotgun sequence genome encodes:
- the LOC110627985 gene encoding ribosomal RNA large subunit methyltransferase I-like, with protein sequence MYRNLNSLALGLTKKGGFLMTCSCSGTVTQSGVFLRILQGTASMAGRKITVVRQSSAASDHPIDPSYPEGDLHLENVYYSEMKDAGFFDADWE encoded by the exons ATGTACag aaATCTGAATTCATTAGCATTGGGATTGACAAAGAAAGGTGGTTTTCTCATGACTTGTTCTTGTTCAGGAACTGTGACCCAAAGTGGTGTATTCTTGCGCATTCTCCAG GGCACAGCATCAATGGCAGGAAGAAAAATCACAGTTGTGAGGCAGAGTAGTGCAGCTTCTGACCATCCTATTGATCCATCCTACCCGGAAG GTGATTTGCATCTGGAGAATGTATATTATTCAGAAATGAAAGATGCTGGTTTCTTTGATGCTGATTGGGAGTGA